One segment of Candidatus Eisenbacteria bacterium DNA contains the following:
- a CDS encoding DUF4242 domain-containing protein: MPKYVIERDIPGAGKLSPDQLQSISQRSCTVLDRLGPKIQWLQSYVTDDKIYCVYIAPDEETVREHAKQGGFPANRVAEVRAIIDPTTAE, encoded by the coding sequence ATGCCGAAGTACGTCATCGAGCGCGACATCCCGGGAGCCGGCAAGCTCTCGCCCGACCAGCTCCAGAGCATCTCGCAACGGTCGTGCACGGTCCTCGATCGCCTGGGACCGAAGATCCAGTGGCTCCAGAGCTACGTCACCGACGACAAGATCTACTGCGTCTACATCGCCCCCGACGAGGAGACCGTCCGCGAGCACGCGAAGCAGGGCGGCTTCCCGGCGAACCGTGTCGCCGAGGTGCGGGCGATCATCGACCCGACCACGGCCGAGTGA
- a CDS encoding MAPEG family protein, translated as MSVPVLVLLLFAGWTLATLLATVGVYRWSHILTGRAALSEFRADEQQGSDWYRRAMRAHANCLENLPLYAAIVVAIVASGARSPTLDTLAVVMLAARVLQTLTHVTFPQTDPVVGVRFAFFFTQLVCMAAMGTIVALHA; from the coding sequence ATGTCCGTTCCGGTATTGGTCCTGCTCCTTTTCGCCGGTTGGACGCTCGCGACGCTGCTCGCCACGGTCGGGGTCTATCGCTGGAGCCACATCCTCACCGGGCGGGCGGCGCTGAGCGAGTTCAGGGCCGACGAGCAGCAGGGCAGCGATTGGTACCGCCGCGCCATGCGAGCACACGCGAACTGCCTGGAGAACCTCCCCCTCTACGCCGCGATCGTGGTGGCGATCGTGGCGAGCGGCGCGCGGAGTCCGACGCTCGACACGCTCGCCGTCGTGATGCTCGCCGCACGTGTGCTGCAAACCTTGACGCACGTCACGTTCCCGCAAACCGATCCCGTCGTCGGCGTCCGCTTCGCGTTCTTCTTCACCCAGCTCGTCTGCATGGCCGCGATGGGAACGATCGTGGCGCTGCACGCATGA
- a CDS encoding sigma-70 family RNA polymerase sigma factor, translated as MPSTEDVPDDELMRQVAGGSAEALALLHRRFARSIFRLASHSVDRAAAEDLVQDVLLTVWRNAGRFDPERGTVRAWVLQIAHFRLLNELRRRSRQPEIVADPEGLVLDRLPATGLGPAEATAQQHRRDALKSALDQLPPPQREALGLAFLDDLTHEEVAAELGLPLGTAKTRIRAGLQKLRATIGPQWAALATFCLLAALGVRYATERATLVRYDRALSMITASDSVNLRLAPEAGVPQETHARYRGRPGVGVAVVTLSQLPPAPAGKTYQAWVRHGATWTSLGTTLPDAGGSARLIAESEALASLPDGVEVTLEPRSGSVTPSGPVIVAWAPG; from the coding sequence ATGCCCTCGACCGAGGACGTCCCCGACGACGAGCTGATGCGCCAGGTCGCCGGCGGGTCCGCGGAAGCTCTCGCGCTGCTCCACCGTCGCTTCGCGCGGTCGATCTTCCGTCTGGCTTCGCATTCGGTCGACCGCGCCGCTGCCGAAGACCTCGTGCAGGACGTCCTCCTGACCGTCTGGCGCAACGCCGGACGGTTCGACCCCGAGCGCGGCACGGTTCGCGCGTGGGTCCTGCAGATCGCGCACTTCCGGCTCTTGAACGAGCTGCGCCGGCGCAGCCGTCAGCCGGAGATCGTGGCCGATCCCGAGGGGCTCGTGCTCGACCGACTTCCCGCGACCGGCCTCGGACCCGCCGAGGCGACGGCGCAGCAGCACCGCCGCGACGCTCTCAAGTCGGCGCTCGACCAGCTCCCACCTCCGCAGCGCGAAGCGCTCGGGCTCGCCTTCCTCGACGATCTCACCCACGAGGAGGTCGCGGCCGAGCTGGGTCTGCCTCTCGGCACGGCCAAGACGCGCATCCGCGCCGGGCTCCAGAAATTACGCGCGACGATCGGACCGCAGTGGGCGGCGCTCGCCACGTTCTGCCTGCTGGCCGCGCTCGGCGTCCGTTACGCGACGGAGCGCGCGACGCTGGTACGCTACGATCGCGCGCTCTCGATGATCACCGCGAGCGACAGCGTGAACCTGCGACTCGCCCCCGAAGCCGGCGTGCCGCAGGAGACGCACGCGCGCTACCGGGGCCGCCCAGGCGTCGGCGTCGCGGTGGTCACCCTCTCGCAGCTCCCGCCGGCGCCGGCCGGGAAGACCTATCAGGCGTGGGTACGGCACGGGGCCACGTGGACGTCGCTAGGCACGACGCTGCCCGACGCGGGAGGAAGCGCGCGCCTCATCGCCGAGAGCGAGGCGCTGGCTTCTCTGCCGGACGGCGTCGAGGTCACGCTCGAGCCTCGCTCGGGGAGCGTGACGCCGAGCGGGCCGGTGATCGTCGCGTGGGCGCCGGGATGA
- a CDS encoding DoxX family protein, producing the protein MIERLWSWLLHPPVTGPRATTLIRMMAGAVFFWEGILKFVYENQGVGRFTKLGMPFPLFTAHVVGWLEMVGGFALMVGLGTRLIAIPFIIEMLVAWLSTKPAIFLGTSPLPLPPSPPQVGIWAVLHEMRSEYAQTMSCIFLLLAGPGPWSLDAVLEARRSDDRRRPSEPAEPRRLGAGTQS; encoded by the coding sequence ATGATCGAACGACTGTGGAGCTGGCTTCTTCACCCTCCGGTGACCGGACCTCGCGCGACGACCCTCATCCGCATGATGGCGGGCGCCGTCTTCTTCTGGGAAGGCATCCTGAAGTTCGTCTACGAGAACCAGGGAGTGGGGCGGTTCACGAAGCTCGGCATGCCGTTTCCGCTCTTCACGGCGCACGTCGTGGGATGGCTCGAGATGGTCGGTGGCTTTGCGCTGATGGTCGGCCTCGGAACCCGGCTGATCGCGATTCCGTTCATCATCGAGATGCTCGTCGCATGGCTCTCCACCAAGCCGGCCATCTTCCTCGGAACGTCGCCGCTCCCGCTGCCCCCGTCGCCGCCCCAGGTGGGCATCTGGGCCGTCCTCCACGAGATGCGATCGGAGTACGCGCAGACCATGAGCTGCATCTTCCTGCTGCTGGCCGGACCGGGGCCCTGGTCGCTCGACGCGGTGCTGGAGGCTCGCCGGAGCGACGATCGCCGGCGCCCATCCGAGCCAGCGGAGCCGCGCCGGCTCGGCGCCGGAACGCAGTCGTAG
- a CDS encoding alpha/beta hydrolase fold domain-containing protein: MSAQNGGQGEPGKLDFDVVVVGAGFAGLYMLYRLRALGFSATVIESADDVGGTWYWNRYPGARCDIESIDYSYSFDPALQTEWQWSERYATQPEILRYLGYVADKHDLRRDIRFSTRVESAAWDGAAKRWRVRTDRGDELRCRFYVMATGCLSLPKTPDIEGVARFRGETYYTNRWPHAGVDFSGKRVAVIGTGSSGIQSIPIIARQAAELTVFQRTPNFSRPAFNGPVAAEKKARFDADPAAYREAARWSRAGVPAEPSMVRTFQVSERERLAKYEEAYASGDLLALGSTFADLGADPRANETVCDFMRGKIRSIVRDPATAETLCPNNHFYGTKRPCIDTNYFETFNLPHVHLVDLRKDPIRTITETGIDTASRSFTFDAIVFATGFDAMTGAIVAVDIKGRDGVALARKWAEGPRTYLGLMTSGFPNFFTITGPGSPSVLSNMVVSIEQHVDWIGACLAHMRAERLDAVEPTPVAEAGWVQHVNDCGDITLFPRADSWYMGANVPGKPRVFLPYVGGVDRYRKACDEVVGRGYLGFAFDGPGGARCNDGVVNRLQLDVAMVLELMAGLGLPPIESLSAADARALWAATAIDRPPGPDVGDVADGVLRGAAGPLVYRRYRPSTPGPHPIVVYFHGGGWVLGGLDSDDPFCRDLCVRSDAVVVSVDYRHAPEARFPAAVDDGFAAVRWIAANADALGGDASRLAVCGWSAGGNIAAVVCQMARDAGGPPIAGQVLVTPAVGCDFTRPSYVENADGYVLTISLMHWFWDHYADPADRQNPKASPIRARDLSGLPPALVVTCEFDPLRDEGAAYAEALAGAGVEARHLPCRGQIHTSVPAVDVILSAAGAREEIGAALRRFLGAAAPVERARRIG, translated from the coding sequence ATGAGCGCTCAGAACGGTGGGCAGGGCGAGCCCGGCAAACTGGACTTCGACGTCGTCGTGGTGGGTGCCGGCTTCGCCGGGCTCTACATGCTCTACCGGCTTCGCGCCCTCGGGTTCTCGGCGACGGTGATCGAGAGCGCCGACGACGTCGGCGGTACCTGGTACTGGAACCGCTACCCGGGTGCGCGCTGCGACATCGAGAGCATCGACTACTCGTACAGCTTCGATCCCGCGCTCCAGACCGAGTGGCAGTGGTCGGAGCGCTATGCGACGCAGCCCGAGATCCTGCGCTACCTCGGGTACGTCGCCGACAAGCACGACCTGCGGCGCGACATCCGGTTCTCGACGCGCGTCGAATCGGCCGCATGGGACGGCGCCGCCAAGCGCTGGCGCGTGCGCACCGACCGCGGCGACGAGCTGCGCTGCCGGTTCTACGTCATGGCCACCGGCTGCCTCTCGCTGCCGAAAACGCCGGACATCGAGGGCGTCGCACGCTTCCGCGGCGAGACCTACTACACCAACCGGTGGCCGCACGCGGGCGTCGACTTCTCGGGGAAGCGGGTCGCCGTCATCGGCACGGGCTCGTCGGGCATCCAATCGATCCCGATCATCGCGCGCCAGGCGGCGGAGCTCACCGTGTTCCAGCGCACGCCGAACTTCTCCCGGCCCGCATTCAACGGACCGGTGGCGGCCGAGAAGAAGGCCCGGTTCGACGCCGACCCGGCCGCGTACCGCGAGGCGGCTCGATGGTCACGCGCCGGCGTGCCGGCCGAGCCGAGCATGGTGCGAACGTTCCAGGTGTCGGAGCGGGAGCGGCTGGCGAAGTACGAAGAGGCCTATGCGTCCGGCGACCTGCTCGCCCTCGGCTCGACCTTCGCCGACCTCGGCGCCGATCCGCGCGCCAACGAGACCGTGTGCGACTTCATGCGGGGCAAGATCCGCTCGATCGTGCGTGACCCCGCGACGGCGGAGACGCTCTGTCCGAACAACCACTTCTACGGCACCAAGCGTCCGTGCATCGACACCAACTACTTCGAGACCTTCAACCTGCCCCACGTCCACCTGGTCGACCTGCGCAAGGATCCCATCCGGACGATCACCGAGACGGGCATCGATACGGCGTCGCGATCGTTCACGTTCGACGCCATCGTGTTCGCCACGGGGTTCGACGCCATGACCGGCGCGATCGTCGCCGTCGACATCAAGGGACGGGACGGGGTGGCCTTGGCGCGGAAGTGGGCCGAGGGCCCCAGGACGTACCTCGGCCTCATGACCAGCGGCTTCCCGAACTTCTTCACCATCACCGGGCCGGGCAGCCCTTCGGTGCTCTCGAACATGGTCGTGTCGATCGAGCAGCACGTCGACTGGATCGGCGCCTGCCTCGCCCACATGCGCGCCGAGCGCCTCGACGCGGTCGAGCCGACGCCGGTCGCCGAAGCGGGCTGGGTGCAGCACGTGAACGACTGCGGCGACATCACGCTCTTTCCGCGCGCCGACTCCTGGTACATGGGCGCGAACGTTCCGGGGAAGCCGCGCGTCTTCCTTCCCTACGTCGGCGGCGTCGACCGCTATCGCAAGGCCTGCGACGAAGTGGTGGGCCGCGGTTATCTCGGCTTCGCGTTCGACGGCCCCGGGGGCGCGCGTTGCAACGACGGCGTCGTCAACCGGCTGCAGCTCGACGTCGCGATGGTGCTCGAGCTGATGGCGGGCCTCGGGCTGCCCCCGATCGAGTCCCTGTCGGCCGCCGATGCCCGCGCGCTCTGGGCCGCCACCGCGATCGACCGCCCGCCCGGACCCGACGTGGGCGACGTCGCCGACGGCGTGCTGCGCGGGGCGGCCGGCCCGCTCGTGTACCGGCGCTACCGGCCGTCGACCCCGGGGCCGCATCCGATCGTCGTCTACTTCCACGGCGGCGGCTGGGTGCTGGGCGGCCTCGACTCCGACGATCCGTTCTGTCGCGACCTCTGCGTGCGCTCGGACGCGGTCGTCGTGTCGGTCGACTACCGCCATGCGCCCGAGGCGCGCTTTCCCGCCGCGGTCGACGACGGCTTCGCCGCCGTGCGCTGGATCGCGGCCAACGCCGATGCCCTCGGCGGCGACGCGAGCCGGCTCGCGGTGTGCGGCTGGAGCGCCGGCGGCAACATCGCCGCCGTGGTCTGCCAGATGGCGCGCGACGCCGGTGGACCGCCGATCGCCGGGCAGGTGCTGGTCACGCCCGCCGTCGGTTGCGATTTCACCCGTCCGTCGTACGTCGAGAACGCCGACGGCTACGTCCTCACGATCTCACTCATGCATTGGTTCTGGGACCACTACGCCGATCCCGCCGATCGGCAGAATCCCAAGGCGTCGCCGATACGCGCGCGGGATCTCTCCGGCCTCCCGCCTGCGCTCGTCGTGACCTGCGAGTTCGATCCGCTACGGGACGAGGGTGCAGCGTACGCCGAGGCGCTGGCGGGGGCCGGCGTCGAGGCGCGACACCTGCCGTGCCGGGGCCAGATCCACACCTCGGTGCCGGCGGTGGACGTGATCCTCTCGGCCGCCGGCGCGCGCGAGGAGATCGGCGCCGCGCTCCGCCGCTTCCTGGGTGCGGCGGCGCCGGTCGAGCGGGCCCGGCGGATCGGCTAG